A genomic stretch from Terriglobales bacterium includes:
- a CDS encoding MFS transporter produces MDTERTAAAAVAAPASVSPATRVGWFRWVICTLLLLGTTKNYMDRQVLGVLKSTLQHDLGWTEVDYANLVLFFQAAYAAGMLAMGRLMDRLGTRIGYAAAMVFWSLASMAHAFAGSVAGFGAARAALGFGEAGVFPASLKAVSEWFPKKERAFATGIFNAGTNVGAIVTPLIVPWITLHLGWRWAFIVTGAVGFVWLIFWLWLYRKPEDHPNCSRAELEYIRSDPQPPVEKIRWAGLIPHRQTWAFGIGKFLIDPVWWFYLFWVPGFLQSQHGLSLAQIAVPLMVIYIIADVGSVAGGWLSSAMIKRGNNVNRARKFTMAICALCVLPVVMAPHVQGMWTAVLLIGLATAAHQGFSANLFTLPSDMFPSKAVGSVVGIGGMAGAVGGMTIAAIVGPILQRTHSYTVPFIIAGCAYLTALAIIHLLAPRLEPARIE; encoded by the coding sequence ATGGACACCGAACGCACTGCCGCTGCCGCCGTCGCCGCTCCTGCATCGGTGTCTCCCGCCACGCGCGTGGGGTGGTTTCGCTGGGTCATCTGCACGCTGCTCCTGCTCGGCACCACCAAGAATTACATGGACCGCCAGGTGCTGGGCGTCCTCAAGTCCACGCTGCAGCACGATCTCGGTTGGACCGAAGTGGACTACGCCAACCTGGTGCTCTTCTTCCAGGCCGCGTATGCCGCCGGCATGCTGGCGATGGGACGCCTCATGGACCGGCTCGGCACGCGGATCGGCTACGCCGCGGCGATGGTCTTCTGGAGCCTGGCCTCGATGGCGCACGCCTTCGCCGGCTCCGTCGCGGGCTTCGGCGCCGCCCGCGCCGCGCTCGGCTTCGGTGAAGCCGGCGTCTTTCCCGCCAGCCTCAAAGCCGTTTCCGAGTGGTTCCCGAAGAAAGAACGCGCCTTCGCCACCGGCATTTTCAACGCCGGGACGAACGTGGGCGCAATCGTCACGCCGCTCATCGTTCCCTGGATCACGCTGCACCTTGGCTGGCGCTGGGCGTTCATCGTCACCGGCGCCGTCGGCTTCGTGTGGCTCATCTTCTGGCTGTGGTTGTATCGCAAACCGGAGGACCACCCGAACTGCTCGCGCGCCGAACTGGAATACATCCGCAGCGATCCGCAGCCGCCCGTGGAAAAAATCCGCTGGGCAGGCCTCATTCCGCATCGCCAGACGTGGGCCTTCGGCATCGGCAAGTTCCTCATCGATCCGGTCTGGTGGTTTTACCTTTTCTGGGTCCCGGGGTTCCTGCAGTCGCAGCACGGCCTCTCGCTGGCCCAGATCGCCGTGCCGCTCATGGTGATTTACATCATTGCCGACGTGGGCAGTGTGGCCGGCGGGTGGCTCTCCTCCGCCATGATCAAGCGCGGCAACAACGTGAACCGCGCCCGCAAGTTCACCATGGCGATCTGCGCGCTGTGCGTCCTTCCCGTTGTGATGGCGCCGCACGTTCAGGGCATGTGGACGGCGGTGCTGCTCATCGGACTCGCCACCGCCGCGCACCAGGGGTTCTCCGCCAACCTGTTCACGCTCCCGTCAGACATGTTTCCAAGCAAGGCGGTCGGCTCCGTTGTGGGGATTGGCGGCATGGCGGGCGCGGTGGGCGGGATGACCATCGCCGCCATCGTCGGGCCGATTTTGCAGCGCACGCATAGCTATACCGTTCCGTTCATCATCGCCGGATGCGCCTACCTGACGGCGCTCGCGATCATTCACCTGCTTGCGCCCCGCCTGGAACCCGCGCGCATCGAGTAA
- a CDS encoding glycoside hydrolase family 27 protein — translation MCSAVCAQQPAAIAATPPMGWNSWNHFNKSVDDATIRAQADAIVSSGMRDAGYLYVNIDDTWEGERDANGVLRSNSKFPDMKALADYVHSKGLKIGIYSTPGPKTCAGFEGSYGHEEQDAQTWADWGIDYLKYDLCGLRDMMKAAPSPEAAHKLMVDSYIKMRDALRKTGRPIVYSLCQYGNDAVWRWGADVGGNLWRTTGDISDRYARMETIGFSQAGLARFAGPGHWNDPDMLEVGNGGMNTEEYRTHMSLWAILAAPLLAGNDLTKMSPDTIALLTNKEVIAIDQDPAGMQGDRVWAEGSMEIWARPLADGSKAVGLFNRHPQPIQMEVKFKDVGFAGKPKVREVWAAKDLGALESFSARVPAHGVVLLRVSK, via the coding sequence ATGTGTTCCGCGGTTTGCGCGCAACAGCCGGCGGCGATCGCGGCCACGCCGCCGATGGGATGGAACAGCTGGAACCACTTCAACAAGAGCGTGGACGACGCTACCATCCGCGCGCAGGCCGATGCCATCGTGTCCAGCGGCATGCGCGATGCCGGCTATCTCTACGTGAACATTGACGACACCTGGGAAGGCGAGCGCGACGCAAACGGCGTGCTGCGCTCCAATAGCAAGTTTCCCGACATGAAGGCGCTGGCCGACTACGTCCACAGCAAGGGACTGAAGATCGGCATTTATTCGACTCCCGGTCCGAAGACGTGCGCCGGCTTCGAAGGCAGCTACGGACACGAAGAGCAGGACGCACAGACGTGGGCCGACTGGGGCATCGATTATCTGAAATATGACCTGTGCGGACTGCGCGACATGATGAAAGCCGCACCGTCGCCGGAAGCCGCGCACAAGCTGATGGTGGATTCCTACATCAAGATGCGCGATGCGCTGCGCAAGACGGGGCGCCCGATCGTTTACAGCCTGTGCCAGTACGGTAATGACGCGGTGTGGCGCTGGGGCGCCGACGTGGGCGGCAACCTGTGGCGCACGACCGGCGACATCAGCGACCGCTACGCGCGCATGGAGACGATCGGCTTCAGCCAGGCGGGACTGGCCAGGTTCGCCGGCCCGGGACACTGGAACGATCCTGACATGCTCGAGGTCGGCAACGGCGGCATGAACACGGAGGAGTACCGCACCCACATGAGCCTGTGGGCCATTCTGGCGGCGCCGCTGCTGGCCGGCAACGACCTGACCAAAATGTCGCCCGATACCATCGCGCTGCTGACCAATAAGGAAGTGATCGCGATTGACCAGGACCCGGCGGGCATGCAGGGCGACCGCGTCTGGGCCGAGGGATCGATGGAGATTTGGGCGCGTCCCCTGGCCGATGGCTCGAAGGCGGTGGGCCTGTTCAACCGGCATCCACAGCCGATCCAGATGGAGGTGAAGTTCAAGGACGTGGGCTTCGCCGGAAAGCCGAAGGTCCGCGAAGTGTGGGCCGCGAAAGACCTGGGCGCGCTGGAGAGTTTTTCGGCGCGAGTACCGGCGCACGGCGTAGTGCTCTTGCGCGTGTCGAAGTAG
- a CDS encoding sodium:solute symporter family protein — MQLTAIDWLIMAVYFAFVLGIGVVLRRYTKTSTDFFLAGRSIPAWVAGLAFLSANLGAQEVIGMAASGAKYGIATSHFYWIGAIPAMVFVGIFMMPFYYGSRARSVPEYLRLRFDEKTRALNAISFAVMTVFSSGISMYAMAKLIQTLRVLDAPFARMGIDPGWIFHVGIIVSAVVVLCYILLGGLSSAIYNEVLQFFLIVAGLLPLVFLGLKNVGGWEGIKAKLDAGYVHSWAGFGSASTNRMGVEWFGLAMGLGFVLSFGYWCTDFLVVQRAMAADSMRSARRTPLIAAVPKMLFPFIVILPGLIAISLPGTRMVPVLMSAGTAPAQAGVQRALSQGAPIYQSQGLIPPKMEAGAPVVDKNGNVQLDYDLALPNMLLHYFPTGILGLGLTALLASFMSGMAGNVTAFNTVWTYDIYQSYMRKGASDQHYLWMGRMATVWGIALSVGAAYMASRFNNIMDMLQLVFAFVNAPLFATFLLGMFWKRTTGHGAFSGLLAGTAAAAIHHGLTLPAGAAPGVKGGWLGAVHIYPSEMAQNFWAAIFAFTACFLVTIAVSVVTAPRKDDELRGLVYSLTPRPEEHDLHWWQKPATLAVAVLAATMLLNIVFW; from the coding sequence ATGCAACTCACCGCGATTGACTGGCTGATTATGGCGGTGTACTTCGCCTTTGTGCTCGGCATCGGCGTGGTGCTGCGCCGTTACACCAAGACGAGCACCGACTTCTTTCTGGCGGGTCGGTCGATTCCCGCGTGGGTGGCGGGCCTGGCGTTTCTCTCCGCAAATCTTGGCGCGCAGGAAGTGATCGGTATGGCGGCGAGCGGCGCCAAGTACGGTATCGCCACCAGCCACTTCTATTGGATCGGCGCCATCCCCGCGATGGTGTTCGTTGGCATCTTCATGATGCCGTTCTACTACGGCTCGCGCGCGCGCTCGGTGCCCGAGTATCTGCGCCTGCGCTTCGATGAAAAAACGCGCGCGCTGAACGCGATCTCGTTCGCGGTGATGACGGTGTTTTCCTCGGGCATCTCGATGTATGCCATGGCGAAGCTGATCCAGACGCTGCGCGTGCTGGATGCGCCGTTCGCGCGCATGGGGATTGATCCGGGCTGGATTTTTCACGTAGGCATCATCGTCTCAGCGGTGGTTGTGCTCTGCTACATCCTGCTGGGCGGGCTGAGCAGCGCGATCTACAACGAAGTGCTGCAGTTCTTTCTGATCGTGGCCGGATTGCTGCCGCTGGTGTTCCTCGGGCTGAAGAACGTGGGGGGTTGGGAGGGCATCAAGGCGAAGCTTGATGCAGGCTACGTGCACTCGTGGGCGGGCTTCGGCAGTGCTTCCACCAACCGCATGGGCGTGGAGTGGTTCGGATTGGCCATGGGCCTGGGATTCGTGCTCTCGTTCGGCTACTGGTGCACCGATTTCCTCGTGGTGCAGCGCGCCATGGCGGCCGACTCGATGCGCTCGGCGCGGCGCACGCCGCTCATCGCAGCCGTGCCGAAGATGCTGTTTCCGTTCATCGTGATCTTGCCGGGGTTGATCGCAATCTCGCTGCCCGGCACACGCATGGTACCGGTGTTGATGTCGGCGGGCACGGCGCCGGCGCAGGCCGGCGTGCAGCGTGCGCTATCGCAGGGTGCGCCCATCTACCAGTCGCAGGGACTGATCCCGCCGAAAATGGAAGCCGGTGCGCCGGTCGTAGACAAAAACGGTAACGTGCAGCTCGATTATGATCTGGCGCTGCCCAACATGCTGCTGCACTACTTCCCTACCGGCATCCTCGGGCTCGGACTGACGGCGCTGCTGGCCAGCTTCATGTCGGGCATGGCGGGCAACGTGACCGCCTTCAACACCGTTTGGACCTATGACATCTACCAGTCGTACATGCGCAAGGGCGCGAGCGACCAGCACTACTTGTGGATGGGGCGGATGGCGACGGTGTGGGGCATTGCGCTGAGCGTGGGTGCCGCATACATGGCCAGCCGGTTCAACAACATCATGGACATGCTGCAGCTGGTGTTCGCCTTCGTGAACGCGCCGCTGTTTGCCACGTTCCTGCTCGGCATGTTCTGGAAGCGAACCACCGGGCACGGCGCGTTCAGCGGACTGCTGGCGGGAACGGCTGCGGCGGCGATTCATCACGGGCTCACGCTGCCGGCGGGCGCCGCGCCGGGAGTGAAGGGCGGATGGTTGGGCGCGGTGCACATCTATCCGAGCGAGATGGCGCAGAATTTTTGGGCGGCGATTTTCGCCTTTACCGCGTGCTTCCTGGTGACAATTGCTGTGAGCGTGGTGACCGCGCCGCGCAAAGACGACGAATTGCGCGGGCTCGTCTATTCCCTCACGCCAAGGCCCGAGGAGCACGACCTCCACTGGTGGCAGAAGCCGGCCACGCTGGCGGTGGCGGTGCTGGCTGCGACGATGCTTTTAAACATTGTTTTCTGGTAG
- a CDS encoding galactokinase, producing the protein MPPAPTDAPLAGVDLAQSFRRRFGADPVVFRSPGRVNLIGEHTDYNDGFVMPAAIEFSCRAAAAPRSDRTLAVHSHNFQETFEFSLDDPHPAAARRWSDYVFGVAVMLERAGHRLRGANLLVSGDVPLGAGLSSSAAIEVATALALLRVSGTELGRTEIARICQRAENEFVGARCGIMDQFIACHGRAEHALMLDCRTLEFRLLPVPEGVRMVIANTMVKHQIAGGEYNRRRAECEEGVRRLAEVRPEIRALRDVSPDELERERGRLPQLVYRRCRHVLTENARVEAAAAAMERGDVNALGPLMAESHRSLRDDYEVSAPELDLMVELALKQDGVLGSRMTGGGFGGCTISLVESGGVESFCREVAAAYARETGKHPEIYVSAAAQGAGRSE; encoded by the coding sequence GTGCCACCGGCTCCAACTGACGCCCCCCTGGCCGGCGTTGACCTGGCGCAGAGTTTTCGCCGGCGATTCGGCGCCGACCCTGTGGTATTTCGCTCGCCCGGGCGCGTGAACCTGATCGGCGAGCACACCGATTACAACGACGGCTTCGTGATGCCGGCGGCGATCGAGTTTTCTTGCCGCGCCGCCGCCGCGCCGAGAAGCGATCGCACGCTGGCGGTCCATTCGCACAATTTTCAGGAGACATTCGAGTTCAGCCTGGACGATCCGCATCCCGCGGCGGCACGGCGATGGAGCGACTACGTTTTCGGCGTCGCTGTGATGCTGGAGCGCGCGGGCCATCGCCTGCGCGGCGCCAACCTGCTGGTCAGCGGCGACGTCCCGCTGGGCGCGGGGCTGAGTTCGTCGGCGGCGATCGAAGTCGCGACCGCGCTTGCGTTACTGCGAGTGAGCGGGACTGAGCTGGGTCGCACCGAGATTGCGCGCATCTGCCAGCGGGCGGAGAACGAGTTTGTGGGCGCCCGCTGCGGCATTATGGACCAGTTCATCGCTTGCCATGGCCGCGCCGAACACGCCCTGATGCTCGACTGCCGCACGCTCGAGTTCCGCCTGCTGCCTGTGCCGGAAGGCGTGCGGATGGTGATCGCCAACACCATGGTGAAGCACCAGATTGCCGGCGGCGAATACAATCGCCGGCGCGCCGAGTGCGAAGAAGGTGTGCGGCGGCTGGCCGAGGTTCGGCCGGAAATCCGCGCCCTGCGCGATGTTTCGCCGGACGAGCTGGAGCGCGAGCGGGGGCGGCTTCCCCAGCTCGTCTATCGGCGCTGCCGTCATGTGCTCACCGAGAATGCGCGCGTCGAGGCCGCGGCGGCCGCCATGGAGCGCGGCGACGTGAATGCGCTCGGCCCGCTGATGGCCGAGTCGCATCGCAGCCTGCGCGACGACTACGAGGTGAGCGCGCCCGAACTCGACCTGATGGTGGAACTGGCGTTGAAGCAGGACGGGGTCCTGGGATCGCGGATGACCGGCGGTGGTTTTGGCGGTTGCACGATCAGCCTGGTGGAATCGGGCGGCGTGGAGAGCTTTTGCCGGGAGGTCGCGGCGGCCTACGCGCGCGAAACGGGGAAGCACCCGGAAATTTATGTTTCGGCGGCGGCGCAGGGGGCGGGACGGAGCGAGTGA
- a CDS encoding UDP-glucose--hexose-1-phosphate uridylyltransferase yields MGSRCADEGVRATRATMDLKNTPHRRFNPLTREWVLVSPHRTVRPWTGQVEQPPEAKVLRYDPECYLCPGNARHGGARTPSYEGTFVFDNDYPAMLPETGDAALDRDGLMVARAERGLCRVLCFSPRHDLTVATLSTEDLRRVVQVWTEQYREIGELPWARYVLIFENRGVMMGASNPHPHCQIWANATLPNEAAAEQAAQLQHMQTRRSCLLCDYLRLEQTQRERLVCENQSFAALVPFWAVWPFEIMVISKRHTGGMDDLGAGERDALADILQQVTRRYDNLFGVTVPYSMGFHQRPTDGEPHPEWHFHAHYYPPLLRSATVRKWMVGYEMLGSPQRDLTPEVAAERLRTT; encoded by the coding sequence ATGGGTAGCAGGTGCGCGGACGAGGGCGTCCGCGCCACGCGCGCGACAATGGACCTGAAGAACACACCGCATCGGCGCTTCAACCCGCTCACGCGCGAGTGGGTGCTGGTGTCACCGCACCGCACGGTCCGGCCGTGGACCGGGCAAGTGGAGCAGCCGCCGGAGGCGAAGGTCCTGCGGTACGACCCTGAGTGCTATCTATGCCCGGGCAATGCGCGGCACGGTGGCGCACGCACTCCAAGCTACGAGGGCACATTCGTCTTCGACAACGATTACCCGGCCATGCTGCCTGAGACCGGCGACGCAGCGCTCGATCGGGACGGATTGATGGTGGCACGCGCCGAGCGCGGGTTGTGCCGTGTGCTGTGTTTTTCACCGCGTCACGATCTGACGGTTGCGACCTTGAGCACGGAAGATCTGCGGCGCGTGGTGCAGGTGTGGACGGAGCAGTATCGCGAGATCGGCGAGCTGCCGTGGGCGCGGTACGTGCTCATCTTCGAGAACCGCGGCGTGATGATGGGCGCGAGCAATCCGCATCCGCACTGCCAGATCTGGGCGAACGCGACGCTGCCGAACGAAGCGGCGGCTGAGCAGGCCGCGCAACTGCAGCACATGCAGACGCGGCGCTCGTGCCTGCTGTGTGATTACCTGCGGCTCGAGCAGACGCAGCGCGAGCGCCTGGTGTGCGAAAACCAGAGCTTCGCGGCGCTGGTGCCGTTTTGGGCGGTGTGGCCGTTCGAGATCATGGTGATCAGCAAGCGGCACACCGGCGGCATGGACGATCTGGGCGCGGGCGAGCGCGATGCGCTGGCCGACATCCTGCAGCAGGTCACGCGGCGCTACGACAATCTCTTTGGCGTCACGGTCCCCTACTCGATGGGTTTCCATCAGCGGCCCACGGACGGCGAGCCGCATCCGGAGTGGCATTTTCACGCGCACTACTATCCGCCGCTTCTGCGCTCGGCGACCGTGCGGAAGTGGATGGTGGGATACGAAATGCTGGGCTCGCCGCAGCGCGACCTGACGCCGGAAGTGGCGGCGGAGCGGCTGCGAACCACCTGA
- a CDS encoding Gfo/Idh/MocA family oxidoreductase, producing MVSLGIIGGGNISQTHAQAAQALGIPVTAVFGTNPERVPAFAKEFGAAAYFDFDRFLSHRPMSMVAIGSPSALHAEQGIAAARRGLHVLTEKPIDVSVARADALISAATQAGVKLGVFFQDRFKPELKRAREFLASGGLGRIHLVDARVKWFRPPEYYSGSKWRGRRALDGGGALMNQGVHTVDLVLWLLGDVATVQAQSRTALHNIEVEDTLTALLEFRSGAQGILQAATSIYPGYPRCVEISGDNGTLVIENDRVIAADLRFGSPRFEISSESADANPSATSPVVSDIRGHKAALEDFLEAVRDNRPPRCDGHEGRRSVAVVEAIYAAAKSGALERVRAAAGAGKP from the coding sequence ATGGTTTCTCTCGGCATCATCGGCGGCGGCAACATCAGCCAGACGCATGCGCAGGCCGCACAGGCGCTTGGAATTCCAGTCACCGCCGTCTTCGGCACGAACCCGGAGCGCGTCCCGGCGTTCGCGAAGGAATTCGGCGCCGCGGCCTATTTCGATTTCGATCGTTTTCTGTCGCACCGCCCCATGAGCATGGTCGCCATCGGCAGCCCTTCGGCGCTGCACGCCGAGCAGGGCATCGCCGCCGCCCGCCGCGGCCTGCACGTCCTCACCGAAAAGCCGATTGACGTCAGCGTCGCCCGCGCCGACGCGCTCATCTCCGCCGCAACGCAAGCCGGCGTGAAGCTCGGCGTCTTTTTTCAGGACCGCTTCAAGCCCGAGCTGAAGCGCGCCCGTGAGTTTCTTGCCTCCGGCGGCCTGGGCCGCATCCATCTGGTGGACGCGCGCGTCAAATGGTTCCGCCCGCCCGAGTACTACTCCGGCTCGAAGTGGCGGGGACGCCGCGCGCTCGACGGCGGCGGCGCGCTCATGAACCAGGGAGTCCACACCGTTGATCTGGTCCTCTGGCTGCTCGGTGACGTCGCGACCGTCCAGGCACAGTCGCGCACCGCGCTGCACAACATCGAAGTCGAAGACACGCTCACTGCCCTGCTGGAATTTCGCTCCGGCGCACAGGGGATTTTGCAGGCGGCAACTTCGATCTACCCCGGCTACCCGCGCTGCGTCGAAATCTCCGGCGACAACGGCACACTGGTCATCGAGAACGACCGCGTCATCGCCGCCGACTTGCGGTTCGGCAGCCCGCGCTTTGAAATAAGCAGCGAATCGGCCGACGCCAACCCGAGCGCAACCTCTCCCGTCGTCTCCGACATTCGCGGACACAAAGCCGCACTCGAAGATTTTCTGGAAGCCGTCCGTGACAATCGCCCGCCGCGCTGCGATGGACATGAAGGGCGCCGCAGCGTCGCCGTTGTAGAAGCGATCTACGCCGCCGCCAAGAGCGGCGCGTTGGAACGCGTGAGGGCGGCTGCCGGCGCAGGGAAGCCTTGA
- a CDS encoding sugar phosphate isomerase/epimerase family protein has translation MRSDFRVAVISDEITQDFDRGLSIIARDFGLEWVELRTLWNKNIMLLDAAEIASARALLEKYKLRVTDVASPLFKCDFRGAPPSNAPKDRFGADFTYEQQDEVLERALELCRAFNTDRLRGFDFWRIQDPAPFRAAMDAKLNEAAERAAKKGVILILENEHACNTATADEAVRTLNAVRSPNFKLNWDPGNAARIGDLPFPDGYKKLPKDRIGHVHCKDVLQKPGGERDWAPMNGGLVDWLGQFRALKRDGYRLAVSLETHWRGAGTPEESTRQSWAGMRELLIKAGAAS, from the coding sequence ATGAGATCCGACTTCCGTGTCGCCGTCATCTCCGACGAGATCACGCAGGACTTCGATCGCGGCCTCAGTATCATCGCGCGCGACTTCGGCCTTGAGTGGGTCGAGCTGCGCACGCTGTGGAACAAGAACATCATGCTGCTCGACGCCGCCGAGATCGCTTCGGCTCGCGCGCTGCTCGAGAAGTACAAACTGCGCGTCACGGACGTTGCCTCGCCGCTGTTCAAGTGCGATTTCCGGGGCGCACCGCCCTCGAACGCCCCCAAAGACCGCTTCGGCGCCGATTTTACCTACGAGCAACAGGACGAAGTCCTGGAGCGCGCGCTCGAACTATGCCGCGCCTTCAACACCGATCGCCTGCGCGGCTTCGACTTCTGGCGCATCCAGGACCCCGCGCCGTTTCGCGCCGCCATGGACGCCAAACTCAACGAAGCAGCCGAGAGAGCGGCCAAGAAGGGCGTCATCCTCATTCTCGAAAACGAGCACGCCTGCAACACCGCCACGGCCGACGAAGCCGTTCGAACGCTCAACGCAGTCCGCTCGCCGAACTTCAAGCTCAACTGGGACCCCGGCAACGCGGCCCGGATTGGCGACCTGCCTTTCCCCGACGGATACAAGAAGCTTCCCAAGGACCGCATCGGACACGTGCACTGCAAAGACGTTCTCCAGAAACCTGGCGGAGAGCGCGATTGGGCGCCGATGAATGGCGGCCTTGTGGACTGGCTTGGCCAGTTCCGCGCGCTCAAACGCGACGGCTACCGTCTCGCCGTGAGCCTCGAAACGCACTGGCGCGGCGCCGGCACGCCGGAAGAATCCACGCGGCAAAGCTGGGCCGGCATGCGCGAGCTGTTGATCAAAGCCGGCGCCGCGTCATAG
- a CDS encoding sugar phosphate isomerase/epimerase: MNRFNRREFLIGAGAVAAASAVPLRLHAAPGLLYPPLDLSYFQKRIAKGPSAIRFGYAAITWNGDDRKAMREIAAAGYPGIQIRSNVIAEYNNDPAALRADLEKHKLTFVALSSGGVRADTADEKDEIARHVANAKFLHDAGGLYLQVTDTKPKDRAATLDDYKRLARLMTEIAKQSADLGVQLGYHNHMNSMGERPEEVDRLLALADPRWVKLELDIAHYAQGGGDPAEAIGRYHDRLLFLHIKDVHDVTPREGSSKNYEFVELGRGRVDLPGVFAALKKARFRGWAIVELDGQLAPIHTPAESAVASKDYLEKKLGYKVS; encoded by the coding sequence ATGAATCGCTTCAACCGCCGCGAATTCCTCATCGGCGCCGGCGCGGTCGCCGCCGCATCGGCTGTTCCTTTGCGCCTGCACGCCGCGCCCGGCCTGCTCTACCCGCCGCTCGACCTCTCCTATTTCCAGAAGCGGATTGCCAAGGGGCCAAGCGCCATTCGCTTCGGTTACGCCGCCATCACCTGGAACGGCGACGACCGCAAGGCAATGCGGGAGATCGCCGCGGCAGGCTATCCCGGCATTCAAATCCGCTCCAACGTCATCGCCGAGTACAACAACGATCCCGCCGCACTGCGCGCCGACCTGGAGAAGCACAAGCTCACGTTTGTCGCGCTCTCCTCGGGCGGCGTGCGCGCCGACACGGCCGACGAAAAAGACGAAATCGCCAGGCACGTGGCGAACGCAAAATTCCTGCACGACGCCGGCGGCCTCTATCTCCAGGTCACCGACACCAAGCCCAAAGACCGTGCCGCCACACTCGACGACTACAAGCGCCTGGCCCGCTTGATGACGGAAATCGCCAAGCAGTCCGCCGACCTGGGCGTGCAGCTCGGGTACCACAACCACATGAACAGCATGGGGGAGCGCCCCGAGGAAGTGGACCGCCTGCTCGCGCTCGCTGACCCGCGGTGGGTCAAGCTCGAGCTCGACATTGCGCACTACGCGCAGGGCGGCGGCGACCCCGCCGAAGCCATCGGGCGCTACCACGACCGCCTGCTCTTCCTGCATATCAAGGATGTGCACGACGTCACGCCGCGCGAGGGGAGCAGCAAGAACTACGAGTTCGTGGAACTCGGCCGCGGGCGCGTTGACCTGCCGGGCGTCTTTGCCGCGCTGAAGAAAGCGCGGTTCCGCGGATGGGCCATCGTGGAACTCGACGGCCAGCTCGCGCCCATCCACACGCCCGCCGAGTCGGCGGTGGCCAGCAAGGACTATCTGGAAAAGAAGCTGGGTTACAAGGTCAGCTAA
- a CDS encoding Gfo/Idh/MocA family oxidoreductase, with translation MNDHFRINRREFIGTSAGALAGALAASSGAAAAVPPSDQVNLGIIGPGSRGSALMRAFLRVPGVKFRALCDVYEPRLAAARKITGEDTPGFADYRRLLEAKDLDAIVIATPLSFHAAHVTDSLESGRHVYGEKDQAKTVAECDKVVHTVRRTGKLYQVGLQYHYAPWYQEGLRQIRAGKIGQVTQIYAYWHRNNNWRRAVPDPKDPKLERLFNWRMYKEFSGGLLAELGTHHIHLANQVFGDVPESVIGAGGIDYWKDGREVADNVQVVYRYPGGRTLFFSAITTNRLEGAQIKVYGTGGTIVFTQADGMSYYEPAQGANSAVPQELVVERGVTTTASFRAEKPYGGQGTPLPVPEDVRGNADYLACASFIDCVRNNKKPGADEMWGWISGVAVALGNEAIESGQRIVFAEHVKKPA, from the coding sequence ATGAACGATCACTTTCGGATCAATCGTCGCGAATTCATCGGCACATCGGCTGGCGCGCTCGCCGGCGCGCTGGCGGCATCTTCAGGAGCGGCCGCGGCCGTTCCGCCGTCTGATCAGGTCAACCTCGGCATCATCGGCCCGGGCAGCCGCGGCTCAGCACTGATGCGCGCATTCCTGCGCGTGCCCGGCGTGAAGTTCCGCGCGCTGTGCGACGTCTACGAGCCGCGCCTGGCCGCCGCCCGCAAGATCACCGGCGAGGACACGCCGGGGTTCGCCGACTACCGCCGTCTGCTCGAAGCCAAAGATCTCGACGCCATCGTCATCGCGACACCGCTTTCGTTCCACGCAGCGCACGTCACCGACTCCCTCGAAAGCGGGCGCCACGTTTACGGTGAGAAAGACCAGGCCAAGACCGTCGCCGAATGCGACAAAGTCGTTCACACGGTGCGCCGCACCGGCAAGCTCTACCAGGTGGGGCTGCAATATCACTACGCGCCCTGGTACCAGGAAGGCCTGCGCCAGATTCGCGCCGGCAAGATCGGACAGGTCACGCAGATTTACGCTTACTGGCACCGCAACAACAACTGGCGCCGCGCCGTGCCCGATCCCAAGGACCCCAAGCTCGAGCGCCTGTTCAACTGGCGCATGTACAAGGAGTTTTCCGGCGGACTTCTCGCCGAACTCGGCACACACCACATCCACCTTGCGAACCAGGTCTTCGGCGACGTGCCCGAGTCGGTCATCGGCGCCGGCGGCATCGACTATTGGAAGGACGGGCGCGAAGTCGCTGACAACGTGCAGGTCGTCTATCGCTATCCCGGCGGGCGCACGCTCTTCTTCAGCGCGATTACCACCAACCGCCTGGAAGGCGCGCAGATCAAGGTGTACGGCACGGGGGGCACGATTGTGTTCACGCAGGCCGACGGTATGTCGTATTACGAGCCGGCGCAGGGCGCCAACTCAGCCGTCCCGCAGGAACTCGTGGTGGAGCGCGGCGTCACCACCACGGCCAGCTTCCGCGCGGAAAAGCCATACGGCGGGCAGGGAACGCCATTGCCAGTCCCCGAAGACGTGCGCGGTAACGCCGACTATCTCGCGTGCGCTTCGTTTATTGACTGCGTGCGCAACAACAAGAAGCCCGGCGCCGACGAGATGTGGGGATGGATCTCCGGCGTGGCCGTTGCACTCGGCAACGAGGCGATTGAAAGCGGGCAGCGCATCGTGTTCGCCGAGCATGTGAAGAAGCCGGCGTAG